CCTCATAATCAAATTCATAATCATATTCAGATGAGTCCAGCGTGGCTTCTATTGTTTTGTCTGTAAagcaaaaaaagaagacaaattaaAAATGATTGTTTATGTTCAATCAACCAATAAGATTCATTTCTCACTTTATATCTGTATGAATGAATGGAAATGATAGATTATAGGAATTGGTGCAGCTTTTCTGTAAAAAGGAAGTCAGTCTTTTAAGTCTTAATTAGTGAAACTAGATAAACTTTCGTTCAACCTCAAATCCAAAGAAATGTTAGGATAGTTGGGGGAAAAAATACTgtatgaaaaacaaacaaacaactaaacaaacaaaaaaatgattttaccaaactaaaaagctctggaatataatcaagaggaagatggatgatcacaaaccatcaaaccaccaaactgaactgcttgaatttttgcaccaggagtaaagcagcataaagttatccaaaagcagtgtgtaagactggtggaggaagagaacatgatgccaagatgcatgataaaaactgtgattaaaaaccttaaatGTAAGATTTAGgtatgtaatatcaggcagaaaattgaaaaatagaaaaaaatgctggcctgtttagaggttaaataaattgaattaaatacttacacattttatttattgttgttgtGTCTAATACTAGACTGAAGAGAATGAAGAGAATAGTGAAGGTGAGGGAAAGCCTTTTCCAGAAGATCTTCCGTCAGGATATCCTGATGTTCTTCAGTTTAGTCACAAAGTGTTTAAAGAGAGTTTTAGACTCAGTTTTAGTTCAGTAGATCTACATCATGTTTGTTTCTAGAAAATCCTAGAATAGTGAATATCCTTTCTGGGAAGTTAAAGAAGAACTTCAGAAACCTGAGCTGAAGTTTCAATagtcacacaaaaaacacaacttCTGCTGAAAAGAAGAAGCTGCATGTTTCACTATTACTCATTAAATTCCCTCACCATCAAACAGTGTGAGCTCTGACTTTACTTTAACTGCAAGATGGAGCACTTTAAgtagtgaacacagtgtttaaaaactccagcagcactgctgtatctgatccactcactgtaccaccagcacaatgtcattactttttattctattttatacaGTAGGCCTATTTACTACAAAccctgggctctgagtggtccagcagtctaaagcgctgccactatgatcaggagatcgctgtaGTATGTTCGAATCctactcatgcagcttgccatcagctgctagagccctgagagagtacagttggccttgctctctctctgggtgggtacagtacagtagatggtgctctctctttcccctcatcactcctagggtgatgtggatcagcacaaggctgcgtctgtgagctgatgtatcagaaccgagtcgctgcactttcctctgaaagTCTAACTTTACATGtggtcttaaccctcctgttgtgagagcatcactagtgatagggggagtcctaatgagagggttgggtaattggctgtgtaaattggggagaaaatgggggaaaaaattcTACAAACAAGTAAAAGTACAACCCTTATTCCATAAAGtaaaatatgcagaaaaataaataaaaacagaattcaaTGATTTAAAAATCTTATATAGAGACACATTATATTCACCAAGGACATTCTCAAACGTATAATTTCTTAATAAGCATTGTTTAGCTTTAGATTTAGAacatttcaaaaatgtttaaacatgGTCTTTTCTATTATTGAGACAAAACCCTTGTCGAGCACTTAAAACTTTACtgcacaaaatgaaaatttatgtTAACCCTATTCAGAAGTGGCGTCAGATTATCTGTGTTTGGAGGCTTGGATGGCCTATTATacagtggaaatgtgtattgtaGACTGATTATTCAGTATTTCAGATCGTTTTTTGAAGAAATAATATCATATGCACCAGGAAAAAGACGAAAACGAACATCCAGACAGTTATAACTACTAATAACAACCCACGCTGCTTTCAGAACAActacaacacttttttccagaaATATCCATAAATTTTTCAGCAAGATTTGGGCTGATTTTACAGAATctctgagggttttttttttccagattggagaaaaaaagaatagaatGAGCAAAAATGAACAAACCCTCCAGCAGTCTCATAAGAGTTCTGTAATCCTTACCTGAAAAGACTGATGCTGTTATTCAGGCAAGACTGACATCTTACCAAGTATTAGAAAAGAAATGATGGATgtgatttattttctctttatttatttatttatttatttttttggtctggGGAGTTTATAGaagtttttatattaaatagtaaTATAATCTGTTTGTTGGGGACTGTTTTTCAGACTTCTCTCCAGTTTAAAGGCCTTTATAATTGAGTTTAATAATGTGCAACATCATCATTACATGACCTCAGGCTTCAGCAGCGCTGGAGAGGATGAGAAAGCGTATATTTAGTTGGTTGTGTGAGAAATGCAGAACTCAGGTAGCTGGATATGCAGTAAGTGAAGTGAAAGCTCTGAGGTTCTGAGGTCAGTACTCAGTTTAGACTCATTTAGAGATTGCACGTGGCATTATTTTCACGAGACTAAAGCCGCAGTAAGGAATGCTGGTGTTAGTCATCGTTTAGCAGAAGTTTTGACCTTACATtacacagccaaaacattaaaaccactgagttTGGAGTTTAactacactatatgaacaaaagcaTTGAGACAGctgctttttatttaatttaccaccaaatcaagggtattatttattttgttggtgttgctgtgaggatctgattgcattcagtgacaagagcattagtaggGATGTAGAGTGATTAATTCAACTATCAATCAAGTATCAATCAGGTATTGGAACACTGATCAAATATGCTCAAATATTtgcacttaaaatgtattaggtagTAAACGAACAGTCAGTATTGGAAGTTGCTATGTTGATTTTAATAAACACTAGGGACCCAGTGGCACTGGAACCCATGCATgcccatactaccaccaccatgttttaaagcaGCTTTGTTTCGAGCCCTTCCAAACCTTCTCCATACAGGCTGATCTTAGTGTTATCTCTCCAAATAACGCTGTTACAGGACTGAGCTGgcttctttagatgtttttttggtaaAGTATAATAAGGACTTTCTATTAATAATCTGCAGCTCATAGTTTACGCTTTTTATTTGCTCCCATTAAGCTTTCTGTTTATGTTAGACTGAGATCCTAATACACCTCCTCTCTGGAGAGTTGATTTGGACACCTCTATGTTCATATGTGCACAGTGTAATAATGACGATGCCGAAACAATATTTTGATAAGTTCTGATTCAGATAAACCATTGAGGTCATTGAAATCATTTTAATTGTTCACATTAAAATCCTGCTGGAACAAAAAATGTTTCATACTAAATCTGGACACATTTGGTAATGTAATAGTAAATTCTGTCTGCTTATATTATTAACAGGTGTaaactctgagagagagagaaagaaaaagagagaaagaaaaaagagagaaagagagagagagttgtaggTAAAAGTTCATCCGTCTTTCTGccatcctctctgtctctctctctttctttctctttctctctctctatctttctctttctctctctctctctcagtacagTGGTGCTGTTGCTATGAGGGATGCAGGCTACCGCTGGCTGCCCTCTGATTGGCCGTCACGCTGCGCAGCCCCAGCCAATCAGCGCGAGGTCCGCTTTAACGGGCATTAAAGATATCGCATCCAGCGCTGTGTGCGCGGATTATGTAATTCGGATTTTTTTTCCGTTAGAACGGATCTCGGTAACCGTTAACCGTGGCAGGAGCGCACGGACAGGCGCCCCGGTCTGGCTCCGGTTCGTGCTGGGCGCCGTGCAGTGCCGTGTGCAGCAGGCCGGCGCTCCGGTTAGAGACGGCGCGGGGAGACAAGATGGAGACGGGCGGAGATGCGGGGCTCAGCGGCCGCCGCGGCGGAGGAGGAGCGGGGCGGCGGGAGTGAGGCGGCGGGGCGGTGAGTGTACCGAGGCGGCGGGACGGTGGGAGACTCCGCCGCTTGGGCTGTTTGTCCTTCGGCCaggtagctaactagttaacctagcttagctaatgctaacattagTTAACTTAGCTAACCCAGCAGCTGCGCACAGCAACAGCCTGACTGGAGCGGCTCTGCTAATGCTAGGCTAACTAACGGCTCTGCACCAGCAGCGTTACTAACATAGCCATAacatagcttagcctagcctagcctagctttaCTAATATGGATAACTAACGCTATTCTACAGCTTACAGACTGAAAAGACGCGTTTAGAgaactagttagcttagctaaccagcTAAATAGCCaaccagctaacctagctaactaggtaAACAAGTCTGTCAGATATTAATTTAACCCTATTcataataaataagataaattagcttaattttaaatGATTAGCTACATAAAGTATGCACCTTTATCTTCTGTTATTTCTGTAACGTAAATCTGCAGAAAacagaaatacatttataataatagtcCACATATTTGTTTGAATgtggaaaagtttttttctttgtgGAAACCAAACATTAACCCTGCCTCTCAGGGATTTGTTatgttatgtatgaaaatattatacaaaataatGTGTTGCAATGCAAATgtgttaaatgtgaaaaaaggcatatcactttgtttataaattaaaaactgaagttgttagtaaaaaataataatctaaattGTAATCCTGAGTCGCTCCAGCACTGAAAACTGAGCATGTGATTGtagtacaaaaaaagaaaaatcaggcTGTGAACAAAAGAACCAGACAGAAATTGATAGCTGTGTATATATGAAGCATCATATTATTTTTTAGTTGATAATAACAGtattttctatctctttctttcgttctttgaATATCTCATCCAGATGACTGTGGCAGCACTTCTAAAGATCTGCATCTTTCTGCAGGTAAGTGTCCTGTAATGAACCCCATGAGTTGAATGGGTTAATCATAGATAATAAAGCAGGTACAATTAGGAACGCATATTTACATAGGGGTTGTATCTGTGCTGgtaattgatttttaattaacgGATAGTAATCACAGCTTCCATAGCTGATAGAATCATAAAACACAATCATTTGATTTTCATCAAGGCGGCCGGTGCACAATCTGGATATTCAAAGCATTGCATTGCACTTAATTGACCAAATTGTTCTTGTGTGCAACCAAAGGGTTGCCAAATAATTATTGGAGTttcttctattattattaataacaaaacTATAAGCCTACAGTTCAAAAGTATATAATAGAAACTGAAGAATGCTTttcattttatacttttttaaaagtcaGCTCACTAAAACCTCCTCTCTTCTCCCCCAGACTTCCTGACTGTAAGGAGGCAGCGAGGGGGTGTTGGATCGTGTTGCTCCAGCAGCAGtcgtggaggaggaggaggagcggcTGTTCCGGTGGCGCCACGCCCTTCTGCAGGGTATGGAGTACCACAGCACGGGGACCCTGCCGGTCCTGGGCAGACCCCGCTACTGTCCTGGAGCCAACAGTGCCAGCAGCTACATCTGCCAGAACGGCCACTGCTGCGGAGAGACCGGCTGCTGCACCTACTACTACGAGCTGTGGTGTGAGTATTGGCTGATTatatttcacacagtgttgcatTACAGAGCCACTATACCTTAAACCAtaagtttttttcctttaaagtaatgaaacataccagtcctaacctttaaaaaagcttttagtgTAGTaatgtgctataggtgtggataaTGCTACAtttcccctcccaaactacctcaGCTTAAATCAgtgggtttagttaccctttaaagtGAGTATCAGTATCTGTATCTATGCTATTATGCtgttattctatcaatattattattaatcacaATAATTTCACTTGtacagcgcctttctagaaacccaaggacactttaaaatcatgttttacacTCAGTActtatccacacacacaaacacaccggtgagaagcggcagccaatcatgcacagcatACTCACAACctgaaacaaccgtccacctggaggaggactgcgACAGGCACTTGACCCAAGAGTTGACCCAGCAATGTGTCACAatacatatctgggcacacacGTATACTTACACCAGCACACATATGCATTAACatcagggcaatttagagtatccaaatATAAGAACTATATATCGTCTAATAAAAATCATGACAGGCCttatactttattatactgttattGTGCTGCTATATTGTAGTTGTTTCAGTGTGGTAAAAAATAGTAGAATTTTAGAAGCACATTTTTGTgataaaatgttatgttttaaactaaaaaaaaaaaaaaaaaaaattaataaataaaaaaaacgtaacaGACAACTGTTTATAGAGAAAAGAtggatatttacatgtaaatcATTTGTATGGCTATTTAGTACTTGCTTATTTTGtgatagttttttatttttgatgctgttgtttcaataataataataaaaaaacaattgtaaaaaaaaaaaaaaagttacagcttaagtgttctttctttttgcttttgctGAACTGCCAAAGTAtcggaaaaaaatctaaaaacctcAGTATCGGCAAATACTAAAAAAATCAGGATATCCCTGTATATGATATATTGTACAAGCgtgtgtttacaggtgtgtgtgtgtgtgtgtgtgttatctgtgtgctGCAGGGTTTTGGTTGTTATGGAGCGTGCTGATCCTGTTCAGCTGTTGCTGTGCTTATCGGCACAGGCAGGCTAAGCAGcgagtgcagcagcagcagcggcagagaGAGATCAACCTGATGGCCTACCACGGAGCCTGCAGCTACCCATCCTCCATGCTGGACCTCAGTACgctctctttcatctctctctttacttctctttCAGATTTCCTCCTTCAgcctctctgtgtttctctctgcctctcagttcagttcagttcaatgaCGTCTTTAAGGAGCAAAAATTTGAAAAGTCTAGTCTAGTTTCTAACAATTATAATAAAGTGCCAATAAAGTTGTTGAAAcaagttccaaataaaataatatctcatggtgacagtataaaaaatggattattatatattatgttggCTGTTGATTAAAtatttgcaaatatatatttgtaatttttggTTACAGTTTTTTCAGTTATCGGTATCAAACTAATAAGTATCGTATCAGTACCGGAAATTTTAAATCAGTGCCCagctgtagtttatataattatGGCAAATAAAAATGATTGGGGCAAAAATAACCGTACATCGTTTTGGGCTGGAAATTAATAGATGCACTTTTTCCTcccttatttttttaagtaaacgaTGCATTTCTCCACTTAATCCTTAATAGCAGATTAGAACATAATCATAACCTCATAATCGTTTATTAGTAATTAACCTTGTGACTCTTCTTCATTGGCAGGTTTCCTCGCCTCGCTCAAACTGCCGTCCTATGAAGAAGTAGCAGCCCAGCCCAGCACCCCGCCCCCACCCTACAGCTCGGTAGCGTACCCGCGAGGCTCCTCCCACCCCGGCCCGAGTCACATGCTGTCCTCCCAGAGCTCCGACAACTACACCAGCTGCTCCTGTGACTCCTGCTGTCCATCATCCCCCTGTAGCTCCTCCCCTTCCTCTGCCCAGCTCACGGACGAGACCGACACTAGCCACACCTCCACACCTTCCCACAGCGAAGCTCCGCCCATCAACTCCGCCCCTGAATTCGCCCAATCGAGTGCAGCCACGGAGAGCCACGGCGAGACTGTTTCCACTCCGCCCCACTCGTTCCACGAGGCTGGAGCCAATCCGGTGCTGAGCAGGGCAGAGGGAATGGAGGCGGAGCTGTCGGACTCCGCCTCTTTAGACTGCAATGGCAACAGGACCGTTAAAACCGTTAAAACAGTTACAACGGTTGAAAccgttaaaacagttaaaatcagTCAAACCATttacagcagcaacaacaacaagaTCAATGCAGAGGAGACCACAACGTGTAATGAAACCCCCAACAACACAACTCACACTGCTATCACCACTCACACTAGTGCAAATAACACTAGTGCAAATAGTGCTGAAAACTGTAACGTTATCAACGTGGTTCAGACTTCTAACAGCACCAGCCCGACCAGTCCCATCTCCACAGACCTGCACCTTGTTCAGCCACCCAGCAACACAACCCAAAGTGTTGCTCCAGCCTCCCAGCCGTCTCTCACCGTCCCCACCCCGTCCTCTCCTTCACTGTCTCCTTCTCCCGTCTCCCTTACGTCCCCCTCTACTCCTTCACTCCCTCCTCTGTTATTCCCCCTCTCCGATCCTCTGGGGGCGCTCTCACAGCAGCAGAGCTCCCCAACCAACAGCCCTCCCGCTCCTCCCCCGCCGCCGCCTCAGTCTCCTCCCAGACCTGTGCTCTTCTCCCCGGACTTCCTGGAACCGGAGCGCCGGGATTCGGCCGTCTGCGACCTGGACGTGGACCAGACGCACTTCCAGCAGCGCCGCCTGACCGGAGACTCCGGAATCGAGGTGTGCCGCTGTCGCATCGACCGAGAGGGGGACGAGGACGAGGAAGACGAGGAACGGGGGGATCCTTTGGAGGTGGGGGCGACCGCTGTGCCGATATCGATCGATAGCCTACACGACAGTGCCGACTGCCTGATCCGAGCCCAGCTGGCTCCGCCTCCTGCTGCAGGGGAGGGGTTGGGGGAGTGGCCGGACACGTGCAGCTCCGCCCCCTCTGCGCCGGCGAAGGCTGAAGCGGTGGTCATAGCCATGGAGAGCatttgacagacagacagacagacagacgggatGTTAGAAAATGTTAGCTGTTGTTAGAAAGAATCCATAGTTACAGGGTGAAGCAGAGTGCGGGGAATTATTGAGCGCTGCGCCACGCTGCGAATTTATCCGGCGCTGCGCCACGCTGAGGAGTTGCATTAAGTTTCGAGAGCCGGCAAATGTGGAACGTGAAACGTGGAACATGCATCGTGTACGTGGATTTCCCAGAGCTCTGGAGATTAGATTGAAGGATTAGCAAACAGACAACAGGCAGCAGTCGTGAAAAACAAACCAGGTCAACTATTAAACTGGATTAGGATCATAGGATCAGTGGTATAGGTAAAAATGTAGCTCGACAGCATAAgagggttctctctctctctttctcttttcttgtgtgtctttctcttcctctcgccttgtctctctctctctctctctctctctctctcgttctctcttggTTTTGAGAGAGTAATgaagtaaatgaaatgaaatctcTGAAATGTTCTCCGGAGCTTTAACACAAAGCCAGATTTCTCCGAAGATGAATGAACTGGAGAAACCAGAGCCTCGGActctctctgttaaaaacagctggACCTGACcctaaactacacacacacacacacacacacgtacagttACTGTTGTGTATGAGCTTGTGTGTGATGTGGGACGATGGTACTACAAACGATCGTACGTCTGTACTAAACAGCGCCAGTTGCTCTTCTGGCCCCATGTGTGAACACTGATTCTGTATTCTGTAGCaacattcatctctctctctttctctctctctctctctctctctctctttccccctgtTCCCTGCTTTTATTGTAGCCTCTAGCACAGGACCGTAGAGTCCTGTAGTGTGGAGTGTTTGTACGCTTTGATAGACGATGAAGCTGCTTGAAATGCTCATGGTTCAAACAATGCCAACAGTAAAGATGCAataacaccaaacacacactagtTGTTAACTGTCCCGTGTGcctctgggtaatgtagttgttcaCGCCAGGTCCAGGCCGCCATCGCCGCTAACTGCGCTCGGTGTTAACTGGAGCTTACAGCCGAATGTAAAAAAGGTTCTTCACAGGTTCACGCGAAAACCCAacacaaaacagcattttttttagaaCACCGTCCAAAAAACACAGAGACGGCCTCATCCTCGTTCtcattttttccagtgttttaGAACACCAGCTTGGCCAAACAGATGCTGCATCTCAAACacgacagaagaagaagaaaaaatacaaCCTCAGGacattgtttctgtttttttcgttcgtgatttttattaaacattttgttACGTCTTAATGtggaaacattgaaaaaaaaacagaaaacaaacaaaaaaaatcaaacaaaacgcATTTCTCACTTGTTGACATCAAAGCAGTCTTAAAAGACTTAACCAATGTAACAACGTTCAATTTCTACGTCGAACTGCTAATGTCCACaaagattaatatatatatataaaaatatatgaaatatacatatgaatatatatgtatgtaggtTCAgatgatctatatatatatatataaaatacatatacatatatatatatagagatatatatgcTCTCTGTGAaatgatatataaaaatatatatatattttctaagcAT
The Astyanax mexicanus isolate ESR-SI-001 chromosome 13, AstMex3_surface, whole genome shotgun sequence DNA segment above includes these coding regions:
- the si:ch73-290k24.6 gene encoding uncharacterized protein si:ch73-290k24.6, with the translated sequence MEYHSTGTLPVLGRPRYCPGANSASSYICQNGHCCGETGCCTYYYELWWFWLLWSVLILFSCCCAYRHRQAKQRVQQQQRQREINLMAYHGACSYPSSMLDLSFLASLKLPSYEEVAAQPSTPPPPYSSVAYPRGSSHPGPSHMLSSQSSDNYTSCSCDSCCPSSPCSSSPSSAQLTDETDTSHTSTPSHSEAPPINSAPEFAQSSAATESHGETVSTPPHSFHEAGANPVLSRAEGMEAELSDSASLDCNGNRTVKTVKTVTTVETVKTVKISQTIYSSNNNKINAEETTTCNETPNNTTHTAITTHTSANNTSANSAENCNVINVVQTSNSTSPTSPISTDLHLVQPPSNTTQSVAPASQPSLTVPTPSSPSLSPSPVSLTSPSTPSLPPLLFPLSDPLGALSQQQSSPTNSPPAPPPPPPQSPPRPVLFSPDFLEPERRDSAVCDLDVDQTHFQQRRLTGDSGIEVCRCRIDREGDEDEEDEERGDPLEVGATAVPISIDSLHDSADCLIRAQLAPPPAAGEGLGEWPDTCSSAPSAPAKAEAVVIAMESI